The nucleotide sequence CGCGACGGCCGCGACCCCGCATTCCGGCGCACTTCCTTCCGCCGGGCCGGAAACGGGCCGCGGTCTGCGGATGGGCGGGCCCGGCGGACTGCTCGGGGCGAGCCTGCCCGGTGACGACCTCGCCGCCCTGATCCGCCAGGACAGTGCGAAGTACACCTGGGCGGCGGCGACCGTGGGCTCCAACAACGCGGCGGGCTATCAGCTCGGCAGCGGCGCCCCGGTGATGGCCGTCGGCGGCTTCAACGGCACGGACCCGGCACCCACGCTGGAGCGATTCCAGGAATACGTCCGAAAGGGACAGATCCACTACTTTCTCGGCGAAGGCATGATGATGCGCGGCGAGACCGGCAGTGACGCCGCCGAGCGGATCGCCGCCTGGGTCGCGGACACCTACCGTCCGACCACTGTGGACGGTGTCACCGTTTACGACCTGAGCCGGTGAATCCCGTGACAGGACACAGCGACAGCACAGCTCGGGCACAAGGCGACCTCAGCGCGATGACCGAGATTGACACCATGACCACCGCGACCCTCTCCGGCGCCGACAGCGGCCGCCGCCCCGCCATCGCCCCGGACGGCTCCCCCGTTCTCGACGTCGTCATCCCCGTCCACAACGAGGAAACCGACCTCGAACCGTGTGTCCGGCGGCTGCACGCGCACCTCGTGGAGCAGTTCCCGTACCCGTTCCGGATCACCGTCGCCGACAACGCCAGCACCGACGGCACCCTGCGGGTCGCCGAACGGCTGAGCCGCGAATTCGACGACGTCGAAGTCCGCCACCTCGAAGAAAAAGGCCGCGGGCGCGCCCTGCGCTCGGTTTGGTCCACTTCGGACGCTCCGGTGCTGGCCTACATGGACGTCGACCTCTCGACCGATCTCGCCGCGCTCGGGCCGCTCATCGCGCCGCTGCTGTCCGGTCACTCCGACCTCGCCATCGGCAGCAGGCTCGCCCGCGGCGCTCGGGTGGTGCGCGGGCCGAAGCGGGAGTTCATTTCCCGTTGCTACAACCTGATCCTGCGCGGCACGCTGGCGGCGAGGTTCAGCGACGCGCAGTGCGGCTTCAAGGCCATCCGCGCCGACGTCGCCGAACGGCTGCTCCCCCACATCCAGGACACCGGCTGGTTCTTCGACACCGAACTGCTCGTGCTGGCGCAGAAGACCGGGCTGCGGATCCACGAGGTGCCGGTCGACTGGGTGGACGACCCGGACTCGTCGGTGAACATCATCGCCACCGCGACCGCCGACCTCAAAGGCATCGCCCGGCTGGCCAAGGCGACGCTGACCGGGCAGATCCCGATCAGCGGCCTTCGCGAGCAGCTGGGCCGCGCGCCGATCCAGGTGCGGGCGCCGGGCGTGGCACCGAGCCTGGTGCGGCAGCTGGTGCGGTTCGCCGCCGTCGGCGTCGCCAGCACAGTCGCCTATCTCGTGCTTTTCCTGCTGCTGCGGACGTTCACCGGTGCGCAGGCGGCGAACCTCGTCGCGCTGCTGGTGACGGCGATCGGCAACACGGCGCTCAACCGGCGCCTCACCTTCGGCATCCGCGGCCGGGAGGGCGCCGGACTGCACCAGTTCCAAGGCCTCATCGTGTTCGGTCTCGGGCTCGCGCTCACCAGTGGGGCGCTGGCGCTGCTGCACACGATGACCGCCCCCGGCCTGCCGCTGGAGATCACCGCGCTCGTGCTCGCGAACCTCGCGGCCACCGTCCTGCGTTTCCTGCTGCTGCGCGGCTGGGTGTTCCGCCGCCGCCCCGCCACCGAGATGGAGAACTGACCCCATGACCACCACACTCGTTTCCCGCGTGGAACCCGGCCGCGCCGGGGAAAACGCCACGAAACCATCCGGCCGGTGGGTCCGTCCCGCCGTCTTCGGCCTGCTCGCCGCCACCGCGCTGCTGTACTTCTGGAATCTGACCGCCTCCGGCTACGGCAACTCGTTCTACGCCGCGGCGGTACAGTCCGGCACGCAGGACTGGAAGGCGTGGCTGTTCGGCTCACTCGACGCCGGGAACGTGCTGACCGTCGACAAACCCCCGGCCGCGCTCTGGGCCACGACGGCGTTCGCCCGGGTCTTCGGTTTCTCCAGTTTCACCGTGCTGGCCCCGCAAGCGCTGATGGGAGTCGCCTCCGTCGGCCTCCTGTACCTGACGGTGAAGCGGACCTCCGGCCCCGTCGCCGGCCTGTTCGCCGGGGCGGCGTTCGCCGTCACTCCGGTCGCCGCGCTCATGTTCAAGTTCAACAACCCCGACGCGCTGCTGACGCTGCTGCTGGTCGCCGGCGGGTACTGCACGATCCGCGCGATCGAAAAGGCGAGCCCGCGCTGGCTGGCCCTCGCCGGCGTCGCCGTCGGGTTCGGCTTCCTGACCAAGATGATGCAGGCGTTCGTGGTCCTGCCCGCGTTCGGCCTCGCCTACCTGATCGCGGCGCCGACCTCGCTGGGCAAACGCTTGCTTCACCTGACCGGGGCCTTGAGCGCGACCGTCGTGTCAGCCGGCTGGTTCATCGCGCTGGTCGATCTGTGGCCGACCGAGTCCCGGCCGTACATCGGGGGTTCGGAGGGCGACAGCCTGCTCGAACTGGCGCTGGGCTACAACGGCCTCGGCCGGATCTTCGGCATGGGCGGCGGCGTGATGGTCGGCGGTCCGAGCGGGGTCGTGAGCGGCTCGGCCGGCGGGAACGTCGGCTTCGGCGGTGAGAGCGGCGTGACCCGGATGTTCGGCGCGAGCTTCGGCGGCGAGGTGTCGTGGCTGCTGCCCGCCGCGCTGATCGGGCTGGTCGCCGGACTGTGGTTCACCAGGCGGGCCGCCGGTACCGACCGGACGAGGGCCGCCCTGATCCTGTGGGGCGGCTGGATGCTCGTCACCTCGCTGGTGTTCAGCTTCATGAGCGGGATCGTGCACCCGTACTACGCCGTCGCGCTGGCGCCGTCGATCGCCGCCGTCGTGGCGATCTCCGGGACCTCGCTGTGGCGCGGCCGGGCGCATCTCGCGCCGCGGGTGTTCCTGTCGCTGATGATCGCGGCCAGCGCCGTCTGGGCGTACATCCTCCTGGACCGCAACGCGGACTGGCTGCCCGCGCTGCGCTGGATCATCGCCGGGCTCGGCCTGGCGACCGCGACCCTCGTGCTGGTGGGTGTCCCGCCGACGCGGAAACTCGTCACCGTCGTCGCGACGGCCGCCGTACTGACCGTCGGCCTCGGCGCCACCGCGTTCGGCGTCGAAACCGCTTCGCAGGCGCACTCCGGGTCCATTCCGATCTCCGGTCCGGCAGCGGACGACACCCGGGGAATGGAAGAGGTCTCCTCCGCGGAGATCGGGGCCCTGCTCGCCGCGACCACGACGAAATGGGCGGCCGCGACGTCGAGTTCACAAGGGGCGGCGAGCCTGGAGCTCGCCAGCGGGAAGTCGGTGATCGGCATCGGCGGCTGGAGCGGCAGGGACCCCGCACCGACACTGGCGGAATTCCAGCGGTACGTGGCGAACGGGGAAATCACCTACTACCTCGAAGGCGGCCGGGGCGGCGGTCCCGGTGGCGGCTCGAACGAGATCGCCGAATGGGTCGCCGAGAACTTCACCGCCACCACCGTCGGCGAGCAGACGGTGTACCGCCTGCTCGCCTGAAAATACGTCGACAAACGTTGGGGCGCGCGGGAACCCTGGACGGCGTGCATCGGCCGTACCGCTGGGATCTCGTGCGCCCCGACCAGCTCGGGACGCTACTGGAGCGCGCCGGAAAACCGTCGCTGTGGTTTCTGGACGAACTGATCGAATGCGCCGCGAAGGTGATCGCCCGCGCCGGTGACGCGGAGCTGTACTTCGTCGGGCGTTCCGCGGACAGCGTGCACGACCTGCTGAGCGGAACCCCTTGGCGGGAAAGGATCCACCAGTTGCCGCTGTCGTTCGCGGGCACCTGGGACGGCCTGACCGAGTCCGATGTGGACACTCTTCGCGGGTATCTCGCCTCGGCGGGCCTCGGCCCGCACGACCTGGCGCGCGGACGGCCGAAGGTGTTCGTCGACCTCGTCTACACAGGACAGACGTTCACCGGCCTCTACGGACTGTTGCGGGCCTGGGTCGACGACGAGCGCGAGGCCTGGAGCATCATCCGCGGGCGGCTCCGGTTCCTCGGGATCACCATCCGCGAGGACACGAGCCCGTCGGCGTTCCGCTGGCAGCAGCAGCTCGACTGGCCCGCCGAACTGCCCGCGAACGGCGTCCGGAACATCTCGCTCGCTTGGCCGGTCTGGCACTACTTCGGCGACGTGCAGGAGAAACTCACCGCTTCCTTCCCGCGGCCACGCTGGTCGGACGAGAACGGCCGAGCGCCGGAGCATTCGGAACAGCGGCTGCGGGGGCTGGCCGAGGCGGTCGCGATCGTCGAGGCGGGGCGCTCGAAGGCGGGCCGGGACCTGCTGGTGCGGCATCTGCGTAAGGAACCGGCGATGGCGGAGAGCTGGCTGCGGACGCTGATCACGCGACTGCGCTGACCGGCCTCGTGAGTGGTAAGGACGGTTAGAACCGTCCTTACCACTCACGAGACGGGACCGACAGCTGCCTGTCACCCGCCCCTCAGCCGCCCCACAGGTTCACGGCGCACCCTGGAAGCAGGGAATCACCCAGGGGTGAGGAGAAGACCATGAGGGAGCTTCCGCACTGGCACACGGCGAGCGCGCAGGGGCCGCGCGAGCACAACGCGGACGCCGTCGCGGCGTACGCGGCCCCGGACGGCCGGGGGATCGTGTTCGCGCTGGCCGATGGAGTCGGAGATCACCCGAACGCGGCACGCGCGGCGCGGACGGCGGCTTCGGCGGCGGTCAGGACACCGGTCGAGCAGGGGGCAATCGGGGCCGTTCTCGCTGCTCAGCGGGCCGTGCTCGCCCTCGGCGAGGCCGGTGACTGCGTCCTCGTCGTGGCCGTGCGGACCGGCGAGGGGTATGGCATCGCGTGGGCCGGGGACGCACGGGCGTACGCTTGGGACGGTTACACCGTGCGGCAGGTGACGAAGGACCATACGCTCGCGCAGTACTTCCGCGACCACGGACAACCCGTGACACCGCGGATGGAACACGTCGTCACCACCAGCGTCCGCACGGCCGGTGCGCACGAGATCGGCACGGCCACCGTCACGGCCGGCGGGCTGCTGCTCACCAGCGACGGTGTGCACAAGACGCTCAGCGGTCCGACCATGCTCGACATCCTCGGGATGCCGGACAGGGCGGCCACCGAGCTGGTGCGGACGGCGATTTCGCTCGGTGGCTCCGACAACGCCACCGCGCTCGTGGTGGATCCGCCCGGCGCGGAGGTCACCACGGAAAAGTTTCGCGTCGCGGCCTGAACCGGGCGGTCAGGCCGCGACGCGATCCCTCTTCAACTGACGGTATTCACGCAGCACCAGCACGACGATCACCACGTCGAGGGCGGCGAAGAACGGAAGCGCGAGAGAGTGCGTGTGGATCGCGCGGAAGATCTCGTAGACCACGAACGCCGAAAGCACCACGGCGGCGACGGGGTACGCCCGCATCACCTTCTTCGCCAGCGCCCAGACCAGGCCGAGTTTGATGATCCCGTGCGCGACGAGGTACACGACGGCGAACGTCCGGCCCTCGGCGAAGTGCCCAGCAGCGAGTTCGAGGTGCCGGGCCAGCGTTCCTTCGGGGTCACCGAGCAGGTCACGCGTGACGACGGCGTGCGCGAAACCGGAGATGAGCGACGCCGGCACGATCAGCAGGACGAGCCCGCCCAGCAGCTGCAAAGCGCCGTCCAGCCCCTTCAGGGTGATGGCGATCCGGAACAGCTTCTCGGTGCTCATGTCACCTCACCCTGCCGCAGCCCGCCGCCGCGCGCAGCCGCCGTCACCGGAACAGGCGGCCCCGGCAGGTCGGGCACCGCTCGTGCCGCGCGGTCCGCCCGGAGAGGTCCCTGCCGTAGAAGGGAAAGCACGGCGCACCGCAGACGGCGAGGTAGATCCGCCCGCAGCGCAGCGGCCGTTCGCCGACGTGGTGGGCCACGGCCAGCGCCCGGTGGTGCGCGCCCGCTTCGGGCAGCCAGCCGTTGCCGGGCAGCTTCGCGAGCACGTCGGCGTTGACGTCGTCCGAGCGACGCAGCAGGGCCGCACCCAGGTCGGTGAGCCGTTCCCCGAGATCACGGAGGACGTCGGCGCGCGGCACGTCGTCTTCGACCATTCGGGTGACGAAGCTGATGTCGGTGCTCAGGGAGCCGTGAAGGTCCCGGAGCCGGTCGAGCAGACGGTGATCCATGCCCTTCCATTAAGGCGTTGCGCCCGGGCAAGGAAAGGCTCAAGACGCGTAGGTGACCCGGCCGTCCATGATCGTGGCGGTGACGGGGATGTCGCGCAGCCCGGCCGGGGACAGCCGCGCCGGATCCACCGCGGTGACGACCAGATCCGCGACGTCCCCGACGGCCACCCCGGTCCGGCCACCGGACGACGCCGCGAGCGCGGCCTCCAGCGGCATGGCCTGCTCGGGATGCCACGGCGGACGCTCGTCGTCGGTGCGGCTGACCGCCGACGCGATCGCGTCCCACGGGTCCAGCGGCGCGACCGGCGCGTCCGAGCCGAACTCCAGCGTCACCCCGGAGCGGTGCAAGGCGCCGTACGGGAAAGCCCGATCGGTCCAGCCGTGCCAGTGCCGGTCGGCGACGTCGCGGTCGTCCGGCTGATGGGCGGGCTGCACGCTCGCCACGACCCCCAGCTCGGCGAACCGCTCGACGTCCTCGGCGCACAGCAGCTGTGCGTGCTCGATGCGGCCGGCGCAGCCGACCTTCGCGAAGGCGTCGAGCGCGATCTTGTTGGCGTGGTCGCCGATCGCGTGCACCGCGGGCGTGAGGCCATGCTCGGACGCCTTGCGCATCAACGGTTCCAGCTCCTCGGGCGGCAGTTCGAGCAGCCCGTGGGAGTCGGTTCCGGCATAGTGACCCACGCAGTAGGCGGTGCGCGTGTTCAGCGAACCGTCGACGAACAGCTTGAACGGGCCGACCGTGAGCAGCCCGCCGCTGCCCTCCAGCACGTCTCCGGACCGGTGGCCGCGTTCGATGGCCGTGTCGAGCAGGTACTTCGCGATCACGCAGGAAACCCGGACCGGCAGGGGTTTCCGCGCCAACCGTCGCCGCCAGTCGGTGACCGTGTCGGCGTATTCGTAGTCGACGATCCTGGTGACGCCGCGGGCGGCCGCCGCGTCGAGGGCGTCGGCCACCCAGCCGTCGACGACGTCCTCGGGAGCGATCGGGAGTTCGGCCGTCGCGCTCATGCAGTCGTTCTCCAGGAGCACCCCGGTCGGATGCTCGCGGCCGATGAGTTTCAGCGCGGCCGGGCTGAGCCACAACGTGTGGAGGTCGGCGCTGAACAGCGCGACCGGATGCCCTGGCAAAGCCTTCTGCAGCAGATCCTTGTGCGGGGCGTCGGGCCAGAGTCCGTCGCGGAACCCGGCGCCGAGCACGAGTTCACCGGGCGGCACGGGATGCACCAGCAGGTGTGCCAGCACCAGTTCGACCGTGTGCGCGGCGGACGTCGCCTCCCCCAACGGAATGCGGCGGCGCGCCGCCGACCACTGGGCGGTGTGCACGTGCGCGTCGATCAGGCCGGGCAGCAGGGTGCCGCCGTGCCCGTCCAGGATCTCCGACGCCTCACCCGCCTGCCCCGGCCCCGCGATGGCCGCGATCCGGCCGCCCTCGATCCGCACGTCCGATAGGGAACCCGCCAAGCCGACCCGGACCCGGCGCAACAGAAGATCGTCCACGCCCTCACCTTGCCAGCCCGCCTCGCGAGTAGTCACCTACTTGCGATGGTCAGGAGCGGGCGAAGGTGAGCTTTCCGAGCGCGGCGACCAAAGGCGCGAGTTCGGGGAGTTCTTCGGCGGCGGCGAGCGCCTCGGTGAGGACGGTGTCGTGCGTCGGCCGCGCGGCCGCGAGCAGTTCCTGCCCCGCAGGCGTGACCTCCGTGTAGATCCCCCGCCGGTCGTCCGGGCACAGGTACCGCTGCAGCAGTCCCCGGTCTTCCAGCCGCGACACCAGCCGGGTCGTCGCCGACTGGCTGAGCACGACGGCGTTCGACAACTGGTTCATCCGCAGGTGGAAACCGTCCTGACGGGCGAGCACGTCCAGCACGGTGTACTCGCTGACGGACAGCGAGTGCTCCTGTGCCAGCGCGCGCTCCAGCGCGTCCTCGATCCGCGCGTGCAGTGCGGCCAGGGTCCGCCAGCCCTGCGCGCGTGCCTCCACGGCGTCGTCGGCCAGTGACACGGTTCACCTCTTCCCCGGTTGCCCGAGCTTCGTTGCGTCATGCATCATCAAGCGTGTGCAATATACGGCGCGTGCAACTATTTCGGACGCCCGTAGTTGTCAACGCCAGACAACACCACTCTACGGGAAGAAGTGAGCCTTCAATGCCTGCCGCTCTGCTCGCACTGGCGATCAGTGCCTTCGGTATCGGCACCACCGAGTTCGTGATCATGGGCCTGCTGCCCGAGGTCGCGGGCGACTTCGGCGTCTCGATCCCCTCCGCCGGGCTGCTGATCTCCGGATACGCGCTGGGCGTCGTGGTCGGTGCCCCGCTGCTGACCGCGCTCGCGTCGCGGGTGCCGCGCAAGACGGTCCTGGTCGGCCTGATGGTCCTGTTCATCGCCGGCAACGTCGTTTCCGCGCTGGCCCCCACCTACGGCCTGCTGATGACCGGCCGCGTGGTCGCCGCGCTCTCGCACGGCGCGTTCTTCGGCGTCGGCGCGGTCGTCGCCGCTTCGCTGGTCGCGCCGACCAAGCAGGCGGGCGCCATCGCGATGATGTTCACCGGGCTGACCGTCGCCAACGTTCTCGGCGTCCCCGCCGGGACCGCGCTCGGGCAGGCACTGGGCTGGCGTTCGACGTTCTGGGCGGTCAGCGCGCTCGGCGTGCTCGGCCTGATCGGGATCCTCGCGCTGGTGCCCGCGCAGGCGACGACGAAGAGCGCCGGACTGCGCAGTGAACTCGCCGTGTTCCGGCGTCCCCAGGTGTGGCTCGCGCTGGCGATGACCGCGCTCGGTTTCGCCGGCGTGTTCGCGTCCTTCACCTACATCGCCCCGATGATGACCGAGGTCGCCGGCTTCTCCCCCGGCGCGGTGACCTGGCTGCTGGTGCTGTTCGGCGGCGGCCTGTTCGTCGGCAACCTGCTCGGCGGCAAGGCGGCCGACCGGTCGCTGATGCCCAGCCTGTACGTCATCCTCGCCGTGCTCGCGGCCGTCCTGGTCGTGTTCGTCTTCACCGCGCACGCCCAGCTCCCCGCCGCGATCACCATCGCGGTCTTCGGCGCCGCCGGTTTCGCGACCGTCGCGCCGTTGCAGGCCCGCGTCATGAACAAGGCCGAAGGCGCGCCCGCGCTGGCTTCGGCGGCCAACATCGCCGCGTTCAACCTCGGCAACGCCGGGGGCGCGTGGCTCGGCGGGAA is from Amycolatopsis lurida and encodes:
- a CDS encoding DUF2127 domain-containing protein, with translation MSTEKLFRIAITLKGLDGALQLLGGLVLLIVPASLISGFAHAVVTRDLLGDPEGTLARHLELAAGHFAEGRTFAVVYLVAHGIIKLGLVWALAKKVMRAYPVAAVVLSAFVVYEIFRAIHTHSLALPFFAALDVVIVVLVLREYRQLKRDRVAA
- a CDS encoding MarR family winged helix-turn-helix transcriptional regulator produces the protein MSLADDAVEARAQGWRTLAALHARIEDALERALAQEHSLSVSEYTVLDVLARQDGFHLRMNQLSNAVVLSQSATTRLVSRLEDRGLLQRYLCPDDRRGIYTEVTPAGQELLAAARPTHDTVLTEALAAAEELPELAPLVAALGKLTFARS
- a CDS encoding PP2C family protein-serine/threonine phosphatase, giving the protein MRELPHWHTASAQGPREHNADAVAAYAAPDGRGIVFALADGVGDHPNAARAARTAASAAVRTPVEQGAIGAVLAAQRAVLALGEAGDCVLVVAVRTGEGYGIAWAGDARAYAWDGYTVRQVTKDHTLAQYFRDHGQPVTPRMEHVVTTSVRTAGAHEIGTATVTAGGLLLTSDGVHKTLSGPTMLDILGMPDRAATELVRTAISLGGSDNATALVVDPPGAEVTTEKFRVAA
- a CDS encoding bifunctional glycosyltransferase family 2/GtrA family protein; the encoded protein is MTTATLSGADSGRRPAIAPDGSPVLDVVIPVHNEETDLEPCVRRLHAHLVEQFPYPFRITVADNASTDGTLRVAERLSREFDDVEVRHLEEKGRGRALRSVWSTSDAPVLAYMDVDLSTDLAALGPLIAPLLSGHSDLAIGSRLARGARVVRGPKREFISRCYNLILRGTLAARFSDAQCGFKAIRADVAERLLPHIQDTGWFFDTELLVLAQKTGLRIHEVPVDWVDDPDSSVNIIATATADLKGIARLAKATLTGQIPISGLREQLGRAPIQVRAPGVAPSLVRQLVRFAAVGVASTVAYLVLFLLLRTFTGAQAANLVALLVTAIGNTALNRRLTFGIRGREGAGLHQFQGLIVFGLGLALTSGALALLHTMTAPGLPLEITALVLANLAATVLRFLLLRGWVFRRRPATEMEN
- a CDS encoding amidohydrolase, whose protein sequence is MDDLLLRRVRVGLAGSLSDVRIEGGRIAAIAGPGQAGEASEILDGHGGTLLPGLIDAHVHTAQWSAARRRIPLGEATSAAHTVELVLAHLLVHPVPPGELVLGAGFRDGLWPDAPHKDLLQKALPGHPVALFSADLHTLWLSPAALKLIGREHPTGVLLENDCMSATAELPIAPEDVVDGWVADALDAAAARGVTRIVDYEYADTVTDWRRRLARKPLPVRVSCVIAKYLLDTAIERGHRSGDVLEGSGGLLTVGPFKLFVDGSLNTRTAYCVGHYAGTDSHGLLELPPEELEPLMRKASEHGLTPAVHAIGDHANKIALDAFAKVGCAGRIEHAQLLCAEDVERFAELGVVASVQPAHQPDDRDVADRHWHGWTDRAFPYGALHRSGVTLEFGSDAPVAPLDPWDAIASAVSRTDDERPPWHPEQAMPLEAALAASSGGRTGVAVGDVADLVVTAVDPARLSPAGLRDIPVTATIMDGRVTYAS
- a CDS encoding ArnT family glycosyltransferase; the protein is MTTTLVSRVEPGRAGENATKPSGRWVRPAVFGLLAATALLYFWNLTASGYGNSFYAAAVQSGTQDWKAWLFGSLDAGNVLTVDKPPAALWATTAFARVFGFSSFTVLAPQALMGVASVGLLYLTVKRTSGPVAGLFAGAAFAVTPVAALMFKFNNPDALLTLLLVAGGYCTIRAIEKASPRWLALAGVAVGFGFLTKMMQAFVVLPAFGLAYLIAAPTSLGKRLLHLTGALSATVVSAGWFIALVDLWPTESRPYIGGSEGDSLLELALGYNGLGRIFGMGGGVMVGGPSGVVSGSAGGNVGFGGESGVTRMFGASFGGEVSWLLPAALIGLVAGLWFTRRAAGTDRTRAALILWGGWMLVTSLVFSFMSGIVHPYYAVALAPSIAAVVAISGTSLWRGRAHLAPRVFLSLMIAASAVWAYILLDRNADWLPALRWIIAGLGLATATLVLVGVPPTRKLVTVVATAAVLTVGLGATAFGVETASQAHSGSIPISGPAADDTRGMEEVSSAEIGALLAATTTKWAAATSSSQGAASLELASGKSVIGIGGWSGRDPAPTLAEFQRYVANGEITYYLEGGRGGGPGGGSNEIAEWVAENFTATTVGEQTVYRLLA
- a CDS encoding MFS transporter yields the protein MPAALLALAISAFGIGTTEFVIMGLLPEVAGDFGVSIPSAGLLISGYALGVVVGAPLLTALASRVPRKTVLVGLMVLFIAGNVVSALAPTYGLLMTGRVVAALSHGAFFGVGAVVAASLVAPTKQAGAIAMMFTGLTVANVLGVPAGTALGQALGWRSTFWAVSALGVLGLIGILALVPAQATTKSAGLRSELAVFRRPQVWLALAMTALGFAGVFASFTYIAPMMTEVAGFSPGAVTWLLVLFGGGLFVGNLLGGKAADRSLMPSLYVILAVLAAVLVVFVFTAHAQLPAAITIAVFGAAGFATVAPLQARVMNKAEGAPALASAANIAAFNLGNAGGAWLGGKAIDAGLGYTAPNWIGAALALAGLLVAVISGMLDHGRRKARRAELAPAA